The Chryseobacterium aureum genome contains a region encoding:
- the nudK gene encoding GDP-mannose pyrophosphatase NudK encodes MQNPNITLLNTEILSDNWYTLNKVTFSVLKKNGTTETQSREAYDRGNGAVILLYNTVSNTVILTRQFRLPTYINGNSTGMLIEACAGLLDNDNPEDCIKRETEEETGYKISKVEKVFEAYMSPGSVTEILYFFIAEYSSEMKINDGGGLEEEGENIEVLELPFEETLKMIDTGDIKDAKTIMLLQHLRIKGIM; translated from the coding sequence ATGCAAAATCCAAATATCACTTTATTAAACACAGAAATTCTTTCGGACAACTGGTATACCTTAAACAAAGTCACTTTTTCTGTTCTGAAAAAGAACGGAACCACAGAAACCCAAAGCAGAGAAGCCTATGACCGTGGAAACGGCGCTGTAATCCTTCTTTATAACACCGTCTCAAACACGGTTATTCTCACAAGACAATTCCGCTTACCTACGTATATCAACGGAAATTCTACAGGTATGCTCATTGAAGCCTGTGCCGGACTTTTGGATAATGATAATCCGGAAGACTGCATAAAAAGGGAAACAGAGGAAGAAACAGGATATAAGATTTCCAAAGTTGAGAAGGTATTTGAAGCCTATATGTCACCCGGATCTGTAACAGAAATCCTTTATTTCTTTATTGCAGAATATTCCAGTGAAATGAAAATAAATGACGGAGGCGGATTGGAAGAAGAAGGAGAAAATATAGAAGTCCTTGAGCTGCCATTCGAAGAAACCCTGAAAATGATTGATACAGGAGACATCAAAGATGCCAAAACGATTATGCTTCTACAGCATTTGAGGATCAAAGGTATTATGTAA
- a CDS encoding VOC family protein: MEIKNLDHLVLTVADIDKTIEFYTRIMGFKAVTFGANRKALLFGNQKINLHQKGHEFEPKAEVPTCGSADLCFIAETDIHHVMAELKQNNIEIIEGIVDRTGALGKIQSVYFRDPDHNLIEVSNYCS; the protein is encoded by the coding sequence ATGGAAATAAAAAACCTTGACCATCTCGTTTTAACGGTGGCTGATATCGACAAAACAATTGAATTTTATACCCGCATCATGGGTTTTAAGGCGGTTACTTTTGGAGCAAACAGAAAGGCGCTCCTCTTTGGAAATCAGAAGATCAATCTGCATCAGAAAGGACATGAATTCGAGCCAAAGGCAGAAGTTCCCACCTGTGGCTCTGCTGATCTTTGCTTCATTGCAGAAACAGATATTCATCATGTGATGGCAGAACTCAAGCAGAACAACATCGAAATTATTGAAGGAATTGTAGACAGAACCGGAGCCCTGGGAAAAATACAATCTGTTTACTTCCGGGATCCGGATCACAATCTTATTGAGGTAAGCAATTACTGCTCATAA
- a CDS encoding TIGR01777 family oxidoreductase: protein MKEVVLITGASGMIAKELAKKIGNEYEIRFLTRKKVHDHEYEWDVKNGNIDETAFENVSHIIHLAGANISEKRWTPERKKELISSRVKSAELLRTTLRKKNIKLSSFISASGINFYGTETTEKIYTETDPPGNDFLSEVVVLWERAADDFKEQDLAERVVKIRTAVVLSEKDGALKKMLPPIQYYIGSPLGSGQQYMPWVHLEDICSIYEFALKNSAMDGAYNAVSPQHATNKELTKKIAEVLGKPLFIPNVPGFVLKLLFGELATAILEGSRASSKKIQEAGFHFKFPDLENALRNLLKK from the coding sequence ATGAAAGAAGTTGTTCTGATTACCGGTGCCAGCGGTATGATTGCCAAAGAACTGGCAAAAAAGATAGGTAACGAATATGAAATCAGGTTTCTGACCCGGAAAAAAGTGCATGATCACGAATACGAATGGGATGTAAAAAACGGAAATATAGATGAAACCGCTTTTGAAAATGTTTCCCACATTATTCATCTGGCGGGCGCCAATATTTCAGAAAAACGCTGGACACCGGAAAGGAAAAAAGAGTTGATCTCCAGCCGCGTAAAATCAGCCGAACTGCTTAGAACAACTTTAAGAAAAAAGAATATAAAGCTTTCCTCTTTTATTTCCGCTTCCGGAATTAATTTTTACGGAACAGAAACTACAGAAAAGATCTATACGGAAACAGACCCACCCGGTAACGACTTCTTAAGTGAGGTTGTTGTTTTATGGGAAAGAGCTGCGGATGATTTCAAGGAACAGGATCTGGCGGAAAGGGTGGTTAAAATAAGAACTGCCGTTGTTCTTTCTGAAAAAGACGGTGCTTTAAAGAAAATGCTCCCTCCTATTCAATATTATATTGGTTCTCCACTGGGAAGCGGCCAACAATATATGCCATGGGTTCATCTTGAGGATATCTGCTCTATCTATGAATTTGCTTTAAAAAATTCAGCAATGGATGGTGCTTATAATGCCGTATCTCCACAACATGCCACCAATAAAGAACTAACGAAAAAGATTGCAGAAGTACTTGGCAAACCTTTATTCATACCGAATGTTCCCGGATTTGTTTTGAAACTTCTCTTTGGAGAACTGGCTACGGCTATTCTGGAAGGTTCCAGAGCTTCTTCAAAGAAAATTCAGGAGGCTGGTTTCCATTTTAAATTTCCGGATCTGGAAAATGCTTTAAGAAATCTTTTAAAGAAATAA
- a CDS encoding helix-turn-helix transcriptional regulator — protein sequence MQKEKLRTVRKMKGYTQQELADVIPTDVSNYSRKESGSVSITKAEWQKLAKFLEVPVEEIYQEEEANIIIENPVFTDNTGVNVGNNTATTNISNELSIEIIKTMQEYIGLLKEEISRLKK from the coding sequence ATGCAAAAAGAAAAACTACGTACAGTAAGAAAGATGAAAGGATATACCCAGCAGGAATTGGCTGATGTAATCCCCACTGACGTCTCCAATTACAGCAGAAAAGAAAGCGGAAGCGTATCTATCACAAAGGCAGAATGGCAAAAACTTGCTAAATTTTTAGAAGTTCCTGTAGAGGAAATTTATCAAGAAGAAGAAGCAAACATTATTATTGAAAATCCTGTTTTTACTGACAATACTGGAGTCAATGTAGGTAATAATACTGCTACAACAAATATCAGCAATGAATTAAGTATAGAAATCATAAAAACAATGCAGGAATATATCGGTCTGCTGAAAGAGGAAATCAGCAGGTTGAAAAAATAA
- a CDS encoding HPP family protein has protein sequence MRKSIKRTLRVSKYVIYKETLVDYKEHFWSFLGAFFGIGLIAFIQSHTISETENIFLIGSFGASSVLIYGAIQSPLAQPRNLIGGHVLSALVGVTVYQFVPDIIWLSAPLAVAFSIVLMQYTKTLHPPGGATALIAVSSTGKIPELGYWYVLSPVLSGCIILLAVALIFNNITSNRSYPTHSLFKKLLKKRHQHHLK, from the coding sequence ATGAGGAAGAGCATCAAAAGAACATTAAGGGTTTCAAAATATGTAATCTACAAGGAAACACTTGTGGATTACAAGGAGCATTTCTGGTCTTTTCTGGGTGCGTTTTTTGGGATAGGGCTCATTGCATTTATCCAGTCTCATACGATCTCCGAAACGGAAAATATCTTCCTGATTGGTTCTTTTGGGGCATCAAGTGTTCTTATTTACGGAGCAATCCAGAGTCCGCTGGCCCAGCCCAGAAATCTTATAGGCGGGCACGTTTTGTCTGCATTGGTGGGCGTTACCGTGTACCAGTTTGTTCCGGATATTATCTGGCTTTCAGCTCCTTTGGCAGTAGCATTTTCTATTGTACTGATGCAGTACACCAAGACGCTGCATCCGCCGGGCGGCGCTACAGCCCTTATCGCGGTAAGCTCTACAGGAAAAATTCCGGAATTGGGATATTGGTATGTGCTTTCCCCTGTTCTTTCCGGCTGTATTATTCTTTTGGCTGTAGCCCTTATTTTTAATAATATTACGTCCAACAGAAGCTATCCTACTCACAGTCTTTTCAAAAAGCTGTTAAAAAAAAGACACCAACATCACCTAAAATAG
- a CDS encoding DUF2306 domain-containing protein codes for MKSLGIKTLKTTAAFSVLLFSMLMLKTISQYTSLEKNTGFLAFKQQVVNNPYWMAFFYIHIFSITLCLLAGLTQFSNRFFTENRSLHKIIGKIYVYNILIINVPACFFLGLFSNGGLIGITGFLIQDVLWAYFTVAAVIFIKKGNTGRHRIYMMLSYAVTTTAITFRVVKHLFYNEGYHDYELFYGLNVWAALLINLFIAFLIAGKESLLTGKINSGKEN; via the coding sequence ATGAAATCTCTGGGAATAAAAACCTTAAAAACAACTGCTGCATTTTCAGTTCTTCTTTTCAGCATGCTGATGCTGAAAACCATTTCCCAATATACATCACTGGAAAAAAACACTGGATTTCTGGCCTTCAAGCAACAGGTAGTAAACAATCCGTACTGGATGGCCTTTTTCTATATTCATATCTTCTCGATAACACTTTGTCTTCTGGCCGGCCTTACCCAATTCTCCAATCGGTTTTTTACTGAAAACAGAAGTCTTCATAAGATCATCGGGAAAATATATGTTTACAATATTCTTATCATCAATGTTCCGGCATGCTTTTTCCTGGGACTTTTTTCAAACGGAGGGCTTATCGGAATTACAGGGTTTCTTATACAGGATGTTCTTTGGGCTTATTTCACTGTTGCTGCTGTCATTTTTATTAAAAAAGGAAATACCGGACGCCACAGAATATATATGATGCTAAGCTACGCGGTGACTACTACAGCCATTACATTCAGAGTTGTAAAGCACCTTTTTTATAACGAAGGCTATCATGATTATGAGCTTTTTTACGGACTGAACGTATGGGCTGCGCTTTTAATCAACCTGTTTATTGCCTTTCTCATTGCCGGAAAAGAATCTTTGCTAACGGGAAAAATCAACAGTGGAAAAGAAAATTAA
- a CDS encoding polysaccharide lyase family 7 protein → MKDHFKTLAKYSLFLWCSVFASAQNIGFDKVPQNQFNLSPFDLQLPIPKNNSIVIIQGPEVQNFASKNFYFWPQDKSIRFFCSSDGQPTKGSHYPRTELREKNEWHFENKHTLQVRMAVLQQPGTGKIIIGQIHGHSKGTEALKIWWNNGEIQAGFKKEVNDKEERITLLKNVPLDEIFDYSIQQNNADVLVTVNQQTATFHFGDSWKTESVYFKAGNYLQDNNQSPVTSGLTAIYDIRLSE, encoded by the coding sequence ATGAAAGATCATTTTAAAACTCTCGCAAAATACTCCTTATTTTTATGGTGTTCTGTGTTCGCTTCGGCGCAAAATATTGGGTTTGATAAGGTTCCTCAGAATCAGTTTAATCTGAGCCCGTTTGATTTGCAGCTGCCCATTCCCAAAAACAACTCTATCGTTATTATACAAGGACCCGAAGTGCAGAATTTTGCTTCAAAGAATTTTTATTTCTGGCCTCAGGATAAAAGCATTCGTTTCTTTTGTTCTTCTGATGGGCAGCCCACCAAAGGATCTCATTATCCCAGAACAGAGTTACGCGAAAAAAATGAATGGCATTTCGAAAATAAGCATACACTGCAAGTAAGAATGGCGGTTTTGCAGCAACCCGGAACCGGAAAAATTATCATCGGTCAGATTCATGGGCATTCCAAAGGTACCGAAGCTTTAAAAATCTGGTGGAATAATGGTGAAATTCAGGCTGGCTTCAAAAAAGAGGTTAATGATAAAGAAGAAAGAATTACGCTCCTGAAAAATGTTCCTTTAGATGAAATATTTGATTACAGCATCCAACAAAACAATGCTGATGTCTTGGTGACGGTCAATCAGCAGACTGCTACTTTTCATTTTGGCGACAGCTGGAAGACAGAATCCGTTTATTTCAAGGCAGGAAATTATCTGCAGGACAATAACCAATCTCCTGTGACTTCAGGACTGACTGCTATCTACGACATCAGGTTATCCGAATAA
- a CDS encoding single-stranded DNA-binding protein has translation MSLRNKVTLIGYTGKEVEMVNFENGNVKASVSLATSDHYTNAKGEKVEETQWHNLIAFGKTAEIFEKYVPKGKEIAIEGKLTYRSYDDKDGVKRYITEIRVDEILLLGGK, from the coding sequence ATGTCACTAAGAAACAAAGTAACATTAATTGGTTACACAGGTAAAGAAGTTGAAATGGTAAACTTCGAGAACGGAAATGTAAAAGCAAGTGTATCCTTGGCCACCAGTGATCATTACACGAATGCTAAAGGAGAAAAAGTAGAAGAAACGCAATGGCACAACCTTATTGCTTTCGGGAAGACCGCAGAAATTTTTGAAAAATATGTTCCCAAAGGAAAAGAAATTGCCATAGAAGGAAAGCTTACCTACAGATCTTATGATGATAAGGATGGGGTGAAGCGGTACATCACGGAAATTCGTGTAGATGAGATCCTGTTATTAGGAGGAAAATAA
- a CDS encoding efflux RND transporter permease subunit, whose protein sequence is MKLAEISIKRPSLVIVLFTILTLGGILSYTLMGYELIPKFETNMVTISTVYPGASPAEVETSVTRKIEDAVGSLENVKKVESSSYESLSVIMVQLNDGADVDYALNDAQRKVNAILADLPDDVKAPSLNKFSLDDLPIITMSISSDKLNSKDLYDLLDKKIEPIFSRVNGVAQVDLVGGQEREIQVNLDEKKLQGYGLSIGDVQQAILSSNLDFPTGSLKTRTTKSTIRLSGKYKSTDEMNNLVVSNKNGAQVRLSDIATVFDSQKDVEKVARFNQFPTILMQVKKQSDANAVAVSESVQKTIKTVEEAYKIQGVKVKIVNDTTEFTLESANHVIFDLFLAIILVAIVMLLFLHSIRNAFIVMVSIPASLVAAFIGMNLMGYTLNLMSLLGLSLVVGILVDDAIVVLENIYRHMEMGKSKIRAAYDGASEIGFTVAAITLVIVVVFLPIAMSSGLVANILAQFCVTVVIATLLSLLASFTIIPWLSSRFGKLEHLTGKNWFEKFILWFEGLIDKFTHWITGILEWCLKTTLRRISTVVITFIVLISSFMLVAFGFIGGEFFPPIDRGQFLVQMELSKDATVEKTNQLTLEVEKFLRNDKDVVDLITTVGQQSTGFGGAQATTYQSEVQVNLTDKSERSESTNIKAAKIKRQLEEKFTGVEFKTAPIGIMGAENAPIEMVVTGPDNETAVKEATRILELLKKVPGAVDAELSTDTGSPEVQVSIDRDKMASLGLNLSSVGQTMQTAFNGNTDGKFRAGEYEYDINIRFGDVNRQSIDDVKNLMFTNSQGQQVRLSQFADVKMGSGPSLLERRDKSPSVKVRAKAVGRPVGDVANEWADQFMKSTKKPVGVDYIWSGDMENQQEGFGTLGIALLAAIVLVYLVMVSLYDSFVYPFVVLFSIPLAMIGVMVILALTANSLNIFTMLGMIMLIGLVAKNAILIVDFTNARKAAGANTHDALVQANHARLRPILMTTIAMIFGMLPIALATGAGAEMNKGLAWVVIGGLTSSLFLTLIIVPVVYSLFDSVLRRMGKDNKVDYEAEMKAEYVHRELNEDGFTPKHLDK, encoded by the coding sequence ATGAAGTTAGCAGAAATATCCATTAAAAGACCCTCGCTGGTAATTGTATTGTTTACAATTCTGACGCTGGGAGGTATCCTGAGCTACACGCTCATGGGATACGAATTGATTCCGAAGTTTGAAACCAACATGGTAACCATTTCTACGGTATATCCCGGAGCGTCACCTGCCGAGGTGGAAACTTCCGTGACCCGGAAGATTGAAGATGCCGTAGGTTCCCTGGAAAACGTAAAAAAAGTAGAATCTTCTTCATACGAAAGTTTATCCGTAATCATGGTTCAGCTGAACGATGGTGCCGATGTAGACTATGCTTTGAACGATGCTCAGAGAAAGGTAAATGCAATCCTTGCAGACCTTCCGGACGACGTAAAAGCTCCCTCTCTGAACAAGTTCTCTTTAGATGATTTACCGATTATCACGATGAGTATTTCATCGGATAAACTAAACAGTAAGGACCTTTATGACTTATTGGATAAAAAGATTGAACCTATTTTTTCCCGTGTAAACGGTGTAGCTCAGGTAGACCTTGTAGGTGGACAGGAGAGAGAAATTCAGGTAAATCTTGATGAGAAAAAATTACAAGGTTACGGACTTTCGATTGGAGACGTACAACAGGCAATCCTTTCATCCAACCTTGATTTCCCTACAGGAAGCTTGAAAACGAGAACTACAAAATCTACCATCAGACTTTCAGGAAAATATAAATCTACTGATGAAATGAACAACCTTGTCGTTTCCAATAAAAACGGAGCTCAGGTACGTTTATCGGATATTGCAACCGTTTTCGATTCTCAGAAAGATGTGGAAAAAGTAGCAAGATTCAACCAGTTTCCTACTATTTTGATGCAGGTTAAAAAACAATCCGATGCCAATGCGGTAGCAGTATCAGAAAGTGTTCAGAAAACAATCAAGACAGTAGAGGAAGCCTATAAAATTCAGGGAGTAAAAGTAAAAATCGTAAACGATACTACAGAATTTACCCTTGAATCTGCCAACCACGTTATTTTCGACTTATTCTTAGCGATTATCCTCGTGGCCATTGTGATGTTATTATTCCTTCACAGTATCAGAAATGCATTCATCGTAATGGTTTCTATCCCGGCTTCATTGGTGGCAGCGTTCATCGGAATGAACCTTATGGGATATACTCTGAACTTAATGAGCTTACTGGGGCTTTCGCTTGTGGTGGGGATCCTGGTGGATGACGCCATCGTTGTACTGGAAAACATTTACCGTCACATGGAGATGGGTAAAAGTAAGATCAGAGCAGCGTATGACGGAGCTTCAGAGATCGGATTTACCGTTGCAGCCATTACATTGGTAATTGTGGTAGTATTCTTACCGATTGCAATGAGTTCTGGTCTTGTAGCAAACATTTTGGCTCAGTTCTGCGTCACGGTAGTTATTGCAACCCTATTATCATTGTTAGCTTCATTTACCATCATTCCTTGGTTATCATCAAGGTTCGGTAAACTGGAACATTTAACAGGTAAAAACTGGTTTGAGAAATTCATTCTTTGGTTTGAAGGATTAATTGACAAGTTTACCCACTGGATTACAGGAATTCTTGAATGGTGTCTGAAAACGACCTTAAGAAGAATTTCAACAGTAGTAATTACCTTTATTGTCTTAATCAGTTCATTCATGCTGGTCGCATTCGGATTCATTGGAGGTGAGTTCTTCCCGCCCATTGACCGTGGTCAGTTCTTAGTACAAATGGAATTGTCAAAAGATGCAACTGTAGAAAAAACAAACCAATTGACATTAGAGGTTGAGAAGTTTTTAAGAAATGACAAAGATGTTGTAGACCTTATTACAACAGTTGGACAGCAGTCTACAGGTTTCGGTGGGGCACAGGCAACCACTTACCAGTCTGAAGTACAGGTAAACCTAACCGATAAGTCTGAACGTTCTGAAAGTACCAACATCAAAGCAGCGAAAATAAAAAGACAGCTGGAAGAGAAATTCACGGGAGTTGAGTTCAAAACGGCTCCAATCGGTATCATGGGTGCTGAAAATGCTCCAATTGAAATGGTAGTAACAGGACCGGATAACGAAACAGCAGTAAAAGAAGCAACAAGAATTCTTGAACTTTTGAAGAAAGTACCAGGAGCGGTGGATGCAGAATTATCTACAGATACAGGTAGCCCTGAAGTTCAGGTAAGTATTGACAGAGATAAAATGGCTTCCCTGGGCTTAAATCTTTCAAGTGTAGGACAGACGATGCAGACTGCATTCAACGGAAACACAGACGGGAAGTTCAGAGCCGGAGAATATGAATATGACATCAATATCCGTTTCGGAGATGTGAACAGACAATCTATTGATGATGTGAAAAACCTGATGTTTACAAACTCTCAGGGGCAGCAGGTTCGTCTGAGCCAGTTTGCTGATGTAAAAATGGGCTCAGGACCAAGCTTGCTTGAACGTAGAGATAAGTCTCCTTCTGTAAAAGTAAGAGCGAAAGCGGTAGGTAGACCAGTAGGGGATGTTGCTAATGAATGGGCAGATCAGTTCATGAAGAGCACCAAAAAACCTGTTGGGGTAGATTACATCTGGAGTGGAGATATGGAAAACCAGCAGGAAGGTTTCGGTACGTTAGGAATTGCATTATTAGCAGCTATCGTATTGGTATACCTGGTAATGGTTTCACTGTATGACAGTTTTGTATATCCGTTTGTGGTATTGTTCTCAATTCCGTTAGCAATGATCGGGGTAATGGTAATTCTTGCCTTAACTGCCAACTCACTGAATATCTTTACCATGCTTGGTATGATCATGTTGATTGGTCTGGTAGCGAAGAATGCGATCCTTATCGTAGACTTTACCAACGCCAGAAAAGCAGCCGGAGCAAACACGCACGATGCCCTGGTACAGGCTAACCACGCCCGTCTTCGTCCGATCCTGATGACCACCATTGCGATGATCTTCGGTATGTTACCGATCGCATTGGCAACAGGGGCCGGAGCTGAGATGAACAAAGGTCTTGCATGGGTAGTAATTGGTGGTTTGACATCGTCACTATTCCTTACATTGATCATTGTACCGGTAGTATACTCTTTATTTGACTCTGTTCTAAGAAGAATGGGTAAAGATAACAAAGTAGACTACGAAGCTGAAATGAAGGCAGAATATGTACACAGAGAACTGAATGAGGACGGATTTACGCCTAAGCATTTAGACAAATAA
- the hisS gene encoding histidine--tRNA ligase, giving the protein MKPSLAKGTRDFTAQEVSRRKYIINILQNNFELFGFQPLETPSFENLSTLTGKYGEEGDRLIFKILNSGDYTSEVNQEDWDHKNHQKLTSQISEKALRYDLTVPFARFVAMNHGKLTFPFKRSQIQPVWRADRPQKGRYREFYQCDADVVGSESLLQEVELVQLYLKSFADLKVPVTIHMNNRKILSGLAEYAGITDKLIDFTVALDKLDKIGKEGVVKELLEREISQESIDKLDFLFTQSDDALENLLQLKEKFAGNEIGLKGVEELEYVLTQSLNLGVDMQNLVFNITLARGLDYYTGAIFEVKADEVAMGSIGGGGRYDNLTEVFGVKNIPGIGISFGLDRIYLVMEELNLFPEEASSKIEYLFANSGGEEIAEALKLIMQLRAKGISAELYPENAKINKQFTYAEKKGIKNVVFLGEEELKNNTVTYKDIEAGEKKTVSLEEFLGA; this is encoded by the coding sequence ATGAAGCCAAGTTTAGCAAAAGGGACGAGAGATTTTACGGCACAGGAAGTTTCCAGAAGAAAATATATTATCAATATTTTACAGAATAATTTTGAATTATTCGGGTTTCAGCCACTAGAAACACCAAGCTTCGAAAATCTTTCTACGTTGACAGGAAAATACGGAGAAGAAGGAGACCGACTGATTTTTAAAATTCTGAATTCAGGAGATTATACCTCTGAAGTTAATCAGGAAGACTGGGATCATAAAAACCATCAGAAACTGACTTCTCAAATTTCAGAGAAAGCACTTCGTTATGACCTTACTGTACCTTTTGCAAGATTTGTAGCAATGAATCATGGGAAATTGACATTTCCATTCAAACGTTCCCAAATCCAGCCGGTTTGGAGAGCAGACAGACCTCAGAAGGGAAGATACAGAGAATTTTACCAGTGTGATGCAGACGTGGTAGGAAGTGAAAGCTTATTGCAGGAAGTAGAATTGGTACAGCTGTATCTGAAATCTTTTGCAGACCTGAAGGTTCCTGTAACCATTCATATGAACAACAGGAAAATCCTTTCCGGATTGGCAGAATACGCAGGAATTACAGATAAACTGATTGATTTTACAGTAGCACTGGATAAGCTGGATAAAATTGGTAAAGAAGGAGTAGTAAAAGAATTGCTGGAAAGAGAAATTTCCCAGGAATCTATTGATAAACTGGATTTCTTATTTACCCAGTCAGACGATGCACTGGAAAATCTTCTTCAGCTGAAAGAGAAATTTGCAGGAAACGAAATCGGTCTGAAAGGAGTAGAAGAACTGGAATATGTTCTTACACAATCTCTGAATCTGGGAGTGGATATGCAAAATCTGGTATTCAATATTACTTTGGCAAGAGGTCTGGATTATTATACAGGAGCGATCTTCGAAGTGAAAGCGGATGAAGTTGCTATGGGCTCCATTGGAGGAGGTGGCAGATATGACAACCTTACAGAAGTTTTTGGGGTGAAAAATATTCCGGGAATAGGAATTTCTTTCGGCTTAGACAGGATTTATCTGGTCATGGAAGAATTGAATCTTTTCCCTGAAGAAGCTTCTTCTAAAATAGAATATCTCTTTGCTAATTCCGGAGGAGAAGAAATAGCGGAAGCCCTGAAGCTGATCATGCAGTTAAGAGCAAAAGGAATTTCAGCTGAATTATATCCTGAAAACGCAAAGATCAATAAGCAGTTTACCTACGCAGAAAAAAAAGGAATAAAAAATGTAGTATTTCTGGGAGAGGAAGAACTTAAAAATAATACGGTTACCTATAAAGATATTGAAGCTGGCGAAAAGAAAACAGTTTCTTTAGAAGAGTTCTTAGGAGCATAA
- a CDS encoding HRDC domain-containing protein produces MRVKIFKIRLPEEFLYKDQKMLDDFLEINEILKVETAFVSDERYWSVILYFEDLKLARNTVKEPKAAKYSAENDFLTADEEKILDALKFWRSEKARENNLPTYFIASNKELMSVAKYKPARKEELLEIKGFGKHKIENYGEEILEILENV; encoded by the coding sequence ATGAGAGTGAAAATTTTTAAAATCAGATTGCCCGAAGAGTTTCTCTACAAAGACCAGAAAATGTTAGATGATTTTCTGGAAATCAATGAGATTCTGAAAGTAGAAACCGCTTTTGTAAGTGACGAACGGTATTGGTCTGTAATCCTGTATTTTGAGGACCTGAAACTGGCAAGGAATACAGTAAAAGAACCCAAAGCAGCAAAATATTCAGCAGAAAACGATTTTCTTACTGCAGATGAAGAAAAGATCCTGGATGCACTGAAGTTCTGGAGATCAGAAAAAGCCCGGGAAAATAATCTCCCTACCTATTTCATTGCCAGTAATAAAGAATTGATGTCTGTAGCCAAATATAAACCTGCAAGAAAGGAAGAGCTTCTGGAGATCAAAGGATTCGGAAAGCATAAAATTGAAAATTATGGTGAAGAGATCCTTGAAATTCTTGAAAACGTTTGA
- a CDS encoding KTSC domain-containing protein — protein sequence MKKIGEHRTLLGVDKNVTLKELKTIYRNVMKDTHPDKFINDEAGKQEAEEKSKSVIEAYHFLVSINPETQEKYKEEYTETITKSNIQDFYLEKSILTVQHLNGNMYEYMGVPKNTYIKMINADSPSRFARRHIYGNFVYRKSGEAMAD from the coding sequence ATGAAAAAAATTGGTGAGCACAGAACACTTCTTGGAGTAGATAAAAACGTTACTTTAAAAGAATTAAAGACCATTTACAGAAATGTGATGAAAGATACCCATCCTGATAAATTCATTAACGATGAAGCAGGAAAACAGGAAGCAGAAGAAAAAAGCAAATCTGTGATTGAAGCCTACCACTTTTTGGTAAGTATCAATCCTGAAACGCAGGAAAAGTATAAAGAAGAATATACAGAAACCATTACAAAATCCAATATTCAGGATTTCTATCTGGAGAAATCAATTTTAACGGTCCAGCATTTGAACGGAAACATGTACGAATATATGGGCGTTCCTAAAAACACCTATATCAAAATGATCAACGCCGATTCACCAAGCCGTTTTGCAAGAAGACACATCTACGGAAACTTTGTCTACAGAAAGTCCGGAGAGGCTATGGCAGATTAA